In Xyrauchen texanus isolate HMW12.3.18 chromosome 35, RBS_HiC_50CHRs, whole genome shotgun sequence, one DNA window encodes the following:
- the LOC127629031 gene encoding E3 ubiquitin-protein ligase TRIM39-like: MASASFSEEDFSCPVCCDVFKNPVLLSCSHSVCEECIQKFWESKGSKECPVCRKRSSRDMPTLNRVLKNLCETFLQERSQRSSSGCEAVCSLHEEKLKLFCLDDQQPVCLVCRDSRTHKKHKEKLKTALKPLQEKLRIFEKFKQNLDQTAEHIKFQARHTERKINEEFEKLHQFLHDEEAARITALREEEEQKSQMMKEKIEKMSRQISSLSHTIRVIEEQMTAEDLSFLQNLKSTMERTQCTPADPENISGVLINVPKHLSNLKFTVIQKMQENVQYTPVTLDPNTAHCNLIVSDDLISVRFSEEEQLLPDNTERFDMYKCVLGSEGFNSGIHCWDVQVGDCTSWYLGVMTESAQRKKNILSRSGFWCVGFYDGIYDAFISPDQTPRVSVKEKLQRIRVQLDCDRGKLSFSDPLTNTHIHTFTHTFTERLFPLFSVKCKISPLMILPVNSSEKKT; encoded by the exons ATGGCGTCTGCATCTTTTTCTGAGGAGGATTTCTCTTGTCCTGTGTGCtgtgatgtttttaaaaatcctGTTCTTCTGTCCTGTAGTCACAGTGTGTGTGAAGAGTGTATTCAGAAGTTTTGGGAAAGTAAAGGATCGAAAGAATGTCCAGTTTGCAGAAAAAGATCATCAAGGGACATGCCAACATTAAATCGGGTTTTGAAGAACCTGTGTGAGACTTTCTTACAGGAGAGAAGTCAAAGATCTTCATCAGGATGTGAAGCAGTCTGCAGTCTTCATGaagagaaactcaaactcttctgtCTCGATGATCAACAGCCGGTGTGTTTGGTGTGTCGAGATTccagaacacacaaaaaacataag GAGAAACTCAAAACTGCACTAAAACCCTTACAGGAGAAACTGAGAATATTTGAGAAGTTTAAACAGAATTTGGATCAAACTGCAGAACATATTAAG tttcaggctcGACACACAGAGAGGAAGATTAATGAGGAGTTTGAGAAACTTCACCAGTTTCTACATGATGAAGAGGCCGCCAGAATAACAGcactgagagaggaagaggagcagaagaGTCAGATGATGAAGGAGAAGATTGAGAAGATGAGCAGACAGATttcatctctttcacacacaatcaGAGTCATAGAGGAGCAGATGACAGCTGAAGATCTTTCATTcctacag AACTTGAAGAGCACAATGGAAAG AACCCAGTGTACACCAGCAGATCCAGAGAACATTTCAGGAGTTCTGATCAATGTCCCAAAACATCTGAGCAACCTGAAGTTCACTGTGATACAGAAGATGCAGGAAAATGTTCAATACA CTCCAGTGACTTTGGACCCCAACACTGCTCACTGTAATCTCATCGTGTCTGATGATCTGATCAGTGTGAGATTCAGTGAAGAGGAACAGCTGCTTCCTGATAATACTGAGAGATTTGATATGTATAAGTGTGTTTTGGGTTCAGAGGGTTTTAATTCAGGGATTCACTGTTGGGATGTTCAGGTTGGAGACTGTACAAGCTGGTATTTGGGTGTGATGACAGAATCTGCTCAGAGGAAGAAGAACATATTATCCAGGAGTGGATTCTGGTGTGTGGGGTTTTATGATGGTATATATGATGCATTCATTTCACCTGATCAAACACCTCGTGTCTCAGTGAAAGAGAAACTCCAGAGAATCAGAGTTCAGCTGGACTGTGACAGaggaaaactgtcattctctgatcctctcactaacacacacatacacactttcacacacacgtttactgAGAGATTATTTCCATTGTTCAGTGTTAAATGTAAAATTTCTCCTCTGATGATCTTACCAGTGAACTCCTCTGAAAAAAAGACTTAA